Proteins encoded within one genomic window of Flavobacterium gilvum:
- the pflA gene encoding pyruvate formate-lyase-activating protein, whose translation MYFPQQEYIDDSIDSNNPDLLRIHSIETLGTHDGPGIRMVVFAQGCQFRCLYCQNPDTLDIHGGNFVPIEELVEKALHQKSYFGKKGGVTVSGGEPLLQREKLIHFFDLLHENGINTCLDSNGRVLDSKTEQLLDRTDLLLLDVKHINKEWHKKLTGLKNKTTLRVAEYRESTGKPMWLRYVLVPGWSDQEEYLHEWGQHFTSYKTVEKVEIIPFHQLGKHKWEMLGLEYQLADTVPHTKEEVNKAAEIFRLYFDNVKIK comes from the coding sequence TGCGAATCCACTCCATTGAAACACTAGGAACACATGACGGACCTGGAATAAGAATGGTTGTTTTTGCACAGGGTTGTCAGTTTAGATGCTTGTATTGTCAAAATCCGGATACTTTGGATATTCATGGAGGAAATTTTGTGCCAATTGAAGAATTAGTCGAAAAAGCATTACATCAAAAATCTTATTTCGGTAAAAAAGGTGGTGTAACCGTTTCGGGAGGAGAACCTCTACTACAACGCGAAAAACTGATTCACTTTTTTGATCTTTTACACGAAAATGGCATAAATACCTGTCTCGATTCCAATGGAAGAGTATTGGATTCTAAAACCGAACAATTGTTGGACAGAACAGATTTGTTGCTTTTGGATGTCAAGCACATCAACAAAGAATGGCATAAAAAATTAACAGGTCTTAAAAACAAAACAACGTTACGAGTTGCAGAATACAGAGAAAGTACAGGAAAACCAATGTGGCTTCGCTATGTATTAGTACCCGGTTGGAGCGATCAGGAGGAATATTTGCACGAATGGGGACAACATTTTACTTCGTATAAAACTGTGGAAAAAGTCGAAATTATTCCTTTTCACCAATTAGGAAAACACAAATGGGAAATGTTAGGTTTAGAATATCAACTGGCAGATACGGTGCCACACACAAAAGAAGAAGTAAATAAAGCAGCTGAAATTTTCAGGCTTTACTTCGACAATGTAAAAATTAAATAG